One region of Pseudomonas alvandae genomic DNA includes:
- the dapB gene encoding 4-hydroxy-tetrahydrodipicolinate reductase: MRRIAVMGAAGRMGKALVEAVQQRSPLSGLTAAIVRPDSTLVGADAGELASIGRIGVPMSGGLEKVIDEFDVLIDFTLPEVMLKNLAVCRKAGKAMVIGTTGLDAAQKQLLAEAGKDIPIVFAANFSVGVNLSLKLLDLTARVLGDDADIEIIEAHHRHKIDAPSGTALRMGEVIADALGRDLRQVAVYGREGHTGARERDTIGFATVRGGDVVGDHTVLFATEGERLEITHKASSRMTFAKGAVRAALWLDGREPGLYDMQDVLDLR; this comes from the coding sequence ATGCGACGTATAGCAGTGATGGGCGCCGCCGGGCGCATGGGCAAGGCGTTGGTCGAGGCGGTGCAGCAGCGTTCGCCGCTGTCGGGACTGACGGCTGCCATCGTCCGGCCTGACAGCACCCTGGTCGGAGCCGACGCTGGCGAATTGGCCTCGATTGGGCGTATCGGCGTGCCGATGTCCGGTGGACTGGAAAAGGTGATCGACGAATTTGACGTCCTCATTGATTTCACCTTGCCGGAAGTCATGCTGAAGAACCTTGCCGTCTGCCGCAAGGCAGGCAAGGCCATGGTTATCGGTACGACCGGTCTGGATGCGGCCCAGAAGCAGTTGCTGGCCGAAGCTGGCAAGGACATTCCAATCGTGTTTGCGGCGAATTTCAGCGTGGGCGTGAACCTGTCGCTCAAATTGCTCGACTTGACGGCGCGGGTCCTGGGTGACGATGCGGATATCGAAATCATCGAGGCCCATCACCGGCACAAGATCGATGCGCCTTCGGGAACGGCCTTGCGCATGGGTGAAGTAATTGCCGATGCGCTGGGGCGGGATCTGCGGCAGGTCGCCGTGTATGGGCGCGAGGGGCATACCGGTGCTCGCGAGCGCGACACCATCGGCTTCGCGACCGTGCGTGGTGGTGACGTGGTGGGTGACCATACCGTGTTGTTCGCCACCGAAGGCGAGCGCCTGGAGATCACCCACAAGGCGTCGAGCCGGATGACCTTCGCCAAGGGCGCCGTGCGTGCCGCGTTGTGGCTGGATGGGCGCGAGCCTGGTTTGTACGACATGCAGGACGTTCTCGACCTGCGTTGA